One Desmodus rotundus isolate HL8 chromosome 10, HLdesRot8A.1, whole genome shotgun sequence genomic window, ATTGTGCTTTGTCCCTGTGTGTTCCCTGTTCTGACCGCCCCCTCTGCCCTTCCAGAGGAGGCGGAGCACGGCCTAGCCACTGGGTCGCTGTCACGACGCAGGAAGGCACTGGCGCTGCGGGAGGAGGGACCGCGCCGGCGCCCGCACCTGCACATCGGGCTCCCGCATGACTTCCGCCCCGTGTCCTCCATCATCGACGTGGACATCCTGCCCGAGACGCACCGGCGCGTGAGGCTGTACCGGCACGGCTGCCAGAAGCCCCTGGGCTTCTACATCCGCGACGGCACGAGTGTGCGGGTGGCGCCACAGGGCCTGGAGAAGGTGCCCGGCATCTTCATCTCGCGCCTGGTGCCCGGCGGCCTGGCCGAGAGCACTGGGCTGCTGGCCGTGGACGACGAGGTGCTGGAGGTGAACGGCATTGAGGTGGCGGGCAAGACACTGGACCAGGTCACGGACATGATGATCGCAAACAGCCACAACCTCATCGTCACGGTCAAGCCGGCCAACCAGCGCAACAACGTGCTGCGCGCTGGCCGCGCCTCCGGCAGCTCCGGCCGCTCCTCGGACAGCGTGGCCAGCCGCCACAGCCTGCCGGCCCCCACGCCACCCAGCCTGCACCCCGACGACATGGAGAGTGACGAGGAGCCCGACGTCGTACTCGAGGGTGCCCTGGAGCCCCGGCTGGTACCACGGCCGCCTGGCAGCCTCACCCGGGTCAACGGCGCCGGCCCAGCATCCGGACTGCCCAGCCTGGGGCGTGAGGGCAGCGTCCTCAGGCTGCTCAGCTCGCTACGCTCCGACCCCCGCCACAGCCTGGCACTGCCCCCGGgcggagtggaggaacacgggccGGCCGTGACCCTGTAGCTGGGCAGTGCCCTGCCGCGTCCCAGCCTGGTCCCAGCACCTCCGCCTCTGCCGGGAGGCAGGGGCCAGCAGCCCCACTTCCCAAATGTGcactctcattttaaaataagaaaataattgtgtATGTGACCCCtccttctgtgtttttatttatccctcccttttcttccacaacCCTACTCTTTGTTCCATCTTAAGGACAGAAAGTAACAATACAGtctatttttatgaatttctCCACAAACAGAAAGGGCATGCGTGGGCTCCAGGCCGGTACAGGTCCAgggctaatttttaaatttcaaaaactttattttttaaatgaagctttaaaattactttttaaaaggacaaatcaTGTCTTTAACTTAAGCCACGCCACTTGTTGGCACCGAGTCTTCTCTGTCCAGTGCAGATCCTGTGCAGGGGCCGACTGTGCTGAAGGTTCAGGCCGGTTTCCCAGAACAGATGTGCCTGTACCTGCGACAGGTGTGGCTGTAGAAGACGAACCTCCAGCTTTCGTTGTTCGTGGTGCTATTTCAAATAGCCAAGTGGACACTGAGCTCCCAGACCTCACGGGGAAAGAGATCGCCCCTGGGTGGCCCTGCTGCGGGGACCGGTGGCGCTGCTCGGAGGTACCGGTTGGGACGAAAGCCAGTGTTTACTCGGAGTGAAAAGCCGGCCTTCCCCACGGCTTTGTGGACTCTGAGTGCAGCTTGTAAAACGTTTCCACGGGACTTCGAAAGCTCAGATATCTGGGCATATaggttatcttcatttttaaataacaagacATATAAAACATAGTGATTTTTCACACGgattaaatttattgttatttcacGTTGGTCTTCTAgcaatatttacatatttagtaATTTTGAATGTTTATTCATGTTTATACCAATGAAATTTTATATGAAGTGTATATTCTGTTTGAATCCgatgttgaggagaaaatgttacagttatattttcaaaactaaactttgaccaaataaaattttcttataaaCGCAGGTAAAAGTATTTTTCTAGATGCCCTTTCAATGCGGCTGCTTCTCCTGTGGCCCAGCACCCCCTGCTGGTGGGCCACATAATTGTCCCGCCCTTGTGGATGTCAGGCtgataacagaaagaaaactgtatctcactgttttcatttttcctgaatttgttaaGCGAGAAgcaaattagttttcttttgtgcAGAAACTATTTATTGTCCAGAAATAGCTTTGACGGAGGAGTTGTTTCCTGTGCCTATGTTTGACTTTTTCATTTGAATGCCAGGCGCTCTGTCCATTTTGTTCCCAGGCGCAGGGCAGACCAAAGACCCTCCCCCTGTGAGGGCCGAGTGGGAGCGCTCTCACTTCCAGATGCGCTCCACTGATCTGCGCACGTGTGTGGTGGTTTGGTGCACCAGCAGCccgacatttttcttttctttttcttgttttttactaTGACAAGTAGTATATAACCAAAAATGTAATGCTAACTTACTACCACAAAGGAAATGTTCTTTTACTGTTACTGCTGGTTCATGAATATCTTGATGAATAACTGAGTCTGTTACCAAGAAAGGAAGTTATATTTCTAACCATATATTAAGTTGTTAAGCAAATgtgaataatttttctaaagaaaaaaagaggtgtaCTCAAATTTGTGTGCCACTCATAATTTTAGGAGTTAAGAGACTGATCGGATCAGCCGCTTGAGAGTATTTTTCTACCCAGTTCTATCCTTCtgccattttcttaaaaaagaagcaaTGTATCACATGTTAATGTGTTCTTGGTCTTATAtatcaaagaataaaaatgtttgctttgcttttaatGGTATTCTTTACTTGTGTTCTGAATAACAGAAAGAACATCAGTGCTGACAGTGAGCAGAGAGGAGCTTCCGCTCAGGTGGGATGCCTGGGACGCTCACCACGTGCCCGGCGCGGGTCATGCTCGCTCACTTAACCCTCTCACATTTTCCCGGAGGCAGGTACTGtcccctttttacagatgagaaaatgggccCAAACTCAGGTAGTAGATCATTTTAAATTACCAAATATAGTCATGTTTGGTGGGAGATTGATTTGTCTTAGGCCCAGAACCTTCTTTTGAAGTCCTTTTGAGAAAACTTTTCTGAATACTTACTTATTTACAGCTTTTCCACAATATACTCAGGTTTGCAAAATTTCTATCGACACGCTATTGTTCTGATGTCACTACCTGTGGTCACTACATAGCTGCACGGTCCCCTTACAGAGGGATCACCAATGCTATGGTGACAGAGGGAGCACCAGTGACTCTGGAAGGGTCAGGCACACGTGGCCGTGTGAGCCGGAGGCAGCCCTTGCCCAGTCTCAAGTCAGGGAAGCTCCAGCAGCTGGACATTCACCCTTACAGCCTGATGAGATGGTGCTGGGGCATCACCAAAGAGACaagaagtgctggcgaggacgtggaggaaagggaaccctggtgctctgtgggtgggaatgcacactggtgcagccactgtgggaaacagcatAGATGGTtgtcaaaaaattagaaatagaactaccttatgatccagcaattccacttctaggtattaaaaaaaaccccactaagtTAAAAAGACAGgcattcctatgttcattgcagcatcttTGTAATAGCCAAGGTGTGGCAACACCCTCAGTGTCTGTCACTGGATGAACGCATGAAGCTGTGCTGCATCTCTACAATGGAACGTGACTCAGCCCTAAAAGAGAACGAAACCTTGCCAGATGTGACAGCATGGCCGGATGTGATAAGCAAAGTCAGTCTCCCAGGGTCAGAGCCAGCTGTGTGCCTGAGTGCACAGTGGCagtgtatgtgtgcacacgtgtgagGAAGTCAACCCCCAGGGCTCTTCTCCACCAGGTTCTGGAAGGACCCATGCACAGGCCCAACACCCCTGCCAAGCCACTGTGCCACTTCCACACCTCTCAGGGCCGCCCTGTGTCCACTGGGCTACAGACCCCTCAGTGCCCGCCCCCAGCTTGGGCTTCTCTGCGCCCGAAATCCTCCTCACTGAACGTGTGGAGACAATGACCATGGTGCTACGCCAagccctgcttccttcccaccTTGCTGCCCACCCCAgcgccccacacccacatggccCCACAGGTGGTTGTCTCTGAGCCTGACTGAGAGGGACGGAGAGGGGAGAGATGGGCTGTTGCTACAGGCACACAGACGTCCTGCCATAGAGTGCTGCCAAGTGCATTTCCTCACCAAAGTTGCAGCAAGAACTTGTCTGCTTCTCGACTCCAATTCCCGCATCACCTGGTGGTGTCCTCCCTGACCCTGCAGCGCAGACTCAGCACAGCTCACGGCTGTGGGCCAGGGGCTCGTCGGTTCCTGCTTCACCCCCAGCATCAGACAGAGACGTGTACGGACCAGAGCCCAGCAGATACGTGGAGAATACTTCATGAAGGTGACATAGTTTcaggaaagaggcagaaaaaagtGTCGCCAGCAACCCTGTCTCTGCAGGCAGCTTACAGGGTGGGATGGGCCCAGTAGACAGCCTTATTCAAACTTGCCAGGTGTGGCGATGAGGGTTTTTTCCAACAAGCATTAAACATGTGTCAAGAGCAgaaattttttttgctattttctgGCTCCTTGCCTGTCTGCCCTGCAGAGAGTCTCcatccctgggctcctgggcggggtggggagctGTGGGGTGTCCCCAGCTCTGTGAACATCCTGGAGACGGAGCTGCTGTGAAGTGCACACCTGCAGCCCTCGTGCTGCAGGAAAGGAAGCCGTGCAGCAGGGAAAGTTTCAAGAACACGTACGAGGCTGGTTCTGTCAGGAGAACTTGCCCCTCTAAGGCACTGTTTGCTTTCTTGCACTCAGGTTTCAGAggtaataaagacattttaattacTTGTGTGTCCTAGAGCTTTGCTGTTGGGGGTGATCAACAGTCAAGCCAATGACCTGCTTGCTGCCTCTTGAACGCCAAGCATTGAAATGTGTGCACAGTCGGGCAGCCCCTTCACCAAGGACAGCAACAACTGTGAGCATGGACTTCACGGGCCAATTGGATGTAATCACCTTTCCAACCGCAACACTGTTAGATGACACACCACTTATATTTTTagacaaataaatacacattgaTTTTGTGTAAAATAcagaagacacaaagaagaaactcCCTCCTAGCCTCACTACCATGTGTGGCTGGGGACTTACCGCATGTCACTTCTTGTGACACATGCTGCATAGTTGAGCCATACTGGATCTCAGAGTATTAGTTAAAGGCAAATGAGAAcaatatttgcacacccatgttcacagcagcattatccaCAATAGCCAAATGTGCaaggagcccaagtgtccacAGGCAACGGATGGGTAAGAAAAATGTGGCCCCTCCACACAATGGGACGTTTCTCAGctttagaaagaaggaactcctgatTCACACTACAACATGGGCGAACCTGGAGGCCATGATGCTCAGTGAAAGGAGCCAGTCCCAAGGAGACAAATGCTGAGAGGCCTCACTCACGTGAGGGACGTGGCATTGTCAAAGTCAGAGACATCTCGGTGCTGTCACAACGGTGCACACAAATGTCCTGGCTGACATGCTTAAAAGTACTAACAATGCTGGAAAAAGAGGCACGTGCCAGGTGTCATAAGCCTGTGTTCCAAAGTCACGGTCTGGTTTCCAGCTCTGCTGATGAAGCATGGTTACATTGGCGAATTCAAGTTCCTGATGACCACAGAGCTGGGAAAATGGTTGTGAACCTCACAGGCAGATTAGATGAGTGTGGAGCTATCAGCCCCAGAGTTGATGAGCAGCTCAAAGATCTAGAAAAATGGCAGCACAAGCTGCTTCCATTCCGTCAGTTTGGTTTCATTGTACTGACAACCTCAGCAGGTGTCATGGACCATGAGGAAGCCAGACAAAAACACACAGGGGGGGAAATCCTGGGATCCTTTCTATAGGGATGTAATGCACATGTGTAAATAATGCCTTAATGGGAAaaaatcagagacagaaagtagatggtgggtgtgagggggtggggaggaagaggggtaGTGAGTGTTTAAAGGGGACAGAGTATCAGCTTGGGAAGATGAGGTAGTTCTGGGGAGGATGGTGGTGGCGGCTGCACAGCCGTGtggatgtacttaatgccactgagctgtacgctgaaaaatagttaagatggtaaattttatgtgtattccaccacagtaaaaaaaatgggaaaaagagcaAATGAATACGGCTTCCAGTTGTAAGCACTCTAGGAACAGGTTTATGAATTCTTAGCTGATTTGTCATGGAgatccctgcctctctcttcagGGTCCCTGTGTACAGTCATTCATTTGTGCACAGCCCCGTTTGCCTGTGGTCTGATAACACTTTAGGACCAAAAAAAGGGAGTGATGTCATTATGTCCTGTGGTTTTAAAGAACAAAGTCTTTCTGCCCTTCCTTGGCACAAGTGCAGTGGACACAGTGGTGAGGGAACTGTCATCGCCTACCTGGGAGAGCAGCCCCAGCTGCACAGAGAAGCTGCTCCAGCCACCTggcaggttgggggggggggtggggctcTCCTCAGCACTGGACTGTGCCAGTTGCCAGGTTTTCTTCTACCCTCTACCCAGATTCCAGAGGCCTCCGCAGATGGGGAGGATCCAGCGTTGCATccatttggttgggtgtcatcccacaaagcgaagggtcgctggtttgattcccggtggaggcacatgcctgggttgcagggttagtcccaggtcagggcatgtgccagaggcagcccattgatgtttctctcacacatccatgtttctctctctctctctctctctctcccatgtcctctctctaaaaataaataaattctttaaaaaaatacttgtattCATTCTGAGGCAGCATATGCTAGGAAATAAGTCGATCACTCCATTTAGCTCTTGCTTTCCCAGCTACCCACTACGGGCCAAGAAGAGCTGCTTCGCCCTCTGTCAGTTTGCTCATCGGCAAGAAGAAAAGCTTCACGTGCCTCTCCCACAGGATTGGTCTGAGACTCCGATGGGCAGAGACTGCAGGTGCCACACAAATGCAAAGCACCGTCAAGAATCACATTCTGTTGAAACACCAGAGAAAGCACATATTTCTCACAGGAATCTCAGAATTTGCCTTTAAAGAAAGCCTCACTTATCACCAAACAACTTACCAGGTACAATAATcaacctgccaggtatgctggcttttttcctaaattacctgcatgtcccccatttcactgttgaaatctaagactctgttcttccattctccAAAATACCCTATATACCCAATATTACCTCATTatgtttggtattcatttgaatatgaattcccCTTGCCCATGTATTAGACATTGAATACCTCTCATTAATCagattatgttaatttgattgttatcccagctcttagaacttagaaggtatgacaaaaataagtttttaattcccCACAGGTTTTGTGAGCCGGCCGTGTGACATTCATGGCCAGGACACTGACTTCTGGAAAGTGCAGCCTCTGAGAGATCATGGACATCTCCTGGCAAAAGTAagcattaataatattttttgctctgtcagcctttttggtctatttctgcagggTTTGGTGTGATTTAGTAGTGCAGGGagtcattttcttctcttgtacacttacattggcatgaaaaaatatttgtgaggCCAGCTGCTTGGACTTAAAGAGTCAGGAATGTTCTttatgggctcctggctctgtttacattgtgaggactTGGTTCCACTCCTGCATCTGGCAACTGTGCTCCATTGTCGAGCTCcagctctggagtctggctgTGATGGTTGATTACAGATCTGGGTTCTGCctcctgggtctgtggcctggggtTAAATCTCTCTTTGGATGTATGTCTGGGATCTAGAGTCTCTTTGGGTGTGGCTTTGTGTCCTGGGTTGGTGTTTGGGGTCTGTGGGCAGCTCTGGCTCTAGTGTCTGTGTATggaacctggtgtccagggttctctgtcagtctctggtgtGGGGACAGTTTTTGGATTGGGGCCGAGGTCTGGCGTTCAGCTTTTGGTCCTAGGTCTGCTTTGGGGTCCAGGTTCTTGAGTCCAAGGTCCCAAGTTTGTCTTTGGCATCTGGTGTCTGTGAAGTGATGGTCACTGGCTCCAATCCAATGCCAGCAGGAGTTCcagagttggggtgtggggaagaaggaaactcTATTTAGTGCCAATAGCTCCATTACCCAGAAATAGTTAAACCTTGAAAGAATATAGGAATAAGTGAAGAAATGTGAGGAGCTAGAAAAATCCTTTTGTtggttataaatatattaatgaccaaataaaatagtaacatccttcttagcattttaaatgagtttggggcctggaagcatggAGTCCTAGagatcagaagtattttgttacagaaaATGTGCCCTGGGTAAGTAATTTGAAACACACAATATAGCAAtatccacattttcaaagaggaaaacttgagatggCGAAATCTggaatctaacagagtaagattctttgttctaagtgCCATTATGAATCAGTTATTACAGTGACATATGAGCaatggagagaagcagggatcctcagatgagtactgtgtttaatcacagtgtggTTTGGTCTCCTAAGTGGACAAATCTTCCTTTGCCTCCTGATGTATTCCCTAGGACACTTCTCCCCAATATTTGCAAGATGGCCGGCATTTTTTgttctctgagtttcagcttccatgctgcctgttccaagaaaggcagcatttcagacataggatgcagagggacatgctgtttgtattctaatggacttttcaggatacagaacagggtttgccattctcagcactatggacctttttggccacataattcattgtcctgggggattgtcctctgcattgtaggtgcttattagcatccatgacctctattcactgcccacaccctggcttcccttcccctcaggacagtctaaaatggctcagcacattgcctaaagcccccttgggggcagaaatcacctttggttgagaaccactgagtttgaagcctttatcattttggaaaacagaacttgctctggtatgcagtggttttattatttttctatgctaattattttccaactctgtGATTTATTGtgaacagttatttaaaagtgtattttaaaacacctaaatgtagggactttctagttaccttgtgactggtttccagatgaatggcaaagagagcaataaacatagtttgtgagacatttgttgaaacctgCTTTCTAGCTAAATatagtcagtttttaaaaagttccaagtgtgcttgaaaagcatttttaatttactttgttgCTGCTTAGTTAAACAATGAGAAGAAACTTATTCAAAATTGTacaccaagagttaaaaagaactgctatcattttatgtatatacacttgcagaTATGTCAATGTGCATGTTTCTGTCTATTTTCTCAggatttaatttactattttaggtttCAAATATGGGTACAAAACTTGTAcactttcagcttttttttttgatactgtgaatttaagggtgaagatgttttccataagttttggtatgcagtatcttt contains:
- the PARD6G gene encoding partitioning defective 6 homolog gamma; protein product: MNRSFHKSQTLRFYSCSAVEVKSKFGAEFRRFSLDRQKPGKFEDFYQLVVHTHHIANTEVTIGYADVHGDLLPINNDDNFCKAVSSANPLLRVFIQKREEAEHGLATGSLSRRRKALALREEGPRRRPHLHIGLPHDFRPVSSIIDVDILPETHRRVRLYRHGCQKPLGFYIRDGTSVRVAPQGLEKVPGIFISRLVPGGLAESTGLLAVDDEVLEVNGIEVAGKTLDQVTDMMIANSHNLIVTVKPANQRNNVLRAGRASGSSGRSSDSVASRHSLPAPTPPSLHPDDMESDEEPDVVLEGALEPRLVPRPPGSLTRVNGAGPASGLPSLGREGSVLRLLSSLRSDPRHSLALPPGGVEEHGPAVTL